The sequence TTTATCAGCTAGCTGATAACTATGAAAAAAGGAATATATTGTTTATTTATTCTTCTGTTTGCCCTCTCTTTAAAAGCCCAAATTGATATTCCTTTTAATTTGGTTACTCTGGTAAAGCAAACTTCCTCCCAAACCCCTCAAGACAGCATTCTTCCTACTTATCAAAATGGGGCTTTCGTTTATATGAATCTGAAGAACGGACAACCTGTCTTTAATAAAAAGTTTAGGGAAGCCTATCCTTTTTATGGTAAGTTTGCTCTGGTTTTTGATTCGGAAACAAAATCATATAATGTGATTGATCGTATGGGTTCTTTCATTTTAGATAAGGGAACATTTACTCAGATCAATAACCAAACGAGATGTGATCATTATTTTATAAGTTTTTTCATGAATGAAAATAGTACGGAATTCACTTTCAATAAGCTCAATGGAGAATTTGAACGATGCTCAGGAATTTCGTGTCCCTATCCCACATTAATCAAATTCCCTTTCCTTAAAAATCAGGTTGGACAATACACTTTAAAAACCAACTGTTTTGAAGTTGATAATGCAACACCTCTTGAAGATAATTCTTTTTTGGTATTAAAAGACAGGAAAATAGGCATTATTGATAAAACCGGAAAAATTCTGGTTCCAATTGAGTATGAAGAATCTACAGTCAATTTTATAGAAAACCGGATCAGTACTGTTAACACCATTCCCCTAAGAAAAGAGAATGTATGGTACTATTATCATCCTGCAGGAAAACTCATTACAAAAAGCAACGTGTTATGTGATACCTTCCTGTATGGACAAACTAAACTGGGTATTTATAAAAATGGACAGAAATATGGACTTCTCTATACCGATGGAACTACACTGCCACAAGAATACGACTGGATTTCTGAAGATGGCGTTTTAGCAAGGACAGGAAATGATTTCTATTTTATTTTTGAAAAAAGCATAATCCCATATTATGTAAAAAATTAATGAGTCATAACTTATAAAGAATTATAATGACGGCACTCAAATTGGGTACTGTTCCTTTATCTTGAGATATTATTTTTTTATATTGAAAACGGTTAAGGGAAAGTTAATGCACTGATATTCTTTTGCTGTAGTGGTCAATAGATTTATTTTCGTGAGACTAATACAACTCACATGAAATTCATTTATCTTTTTTTAACAGTATTCATCAGTACATTTATTTCGGCTCAGAAAGGCCCTACAGTAATTCCTTTTTCTTTGGAAAACAATTCTATTTATCTGCATTGTAAGGTAAACAAAACCGAAAACGTCAAATTTTTGTTTGATACCGGAGCAGATGGCTCTGTCATCAATATCAATTCAAAGAAAAAAGTAGATCTTAAAATTGACGGAAAGGCTCAAAATAAAGGCTCAAACGGAGTAAATACGGTTGATTATAGTAATCATAATACCGTTCAGTTCGGAGATATCCAGAAAACAGATGTTTTATTTACCCTTATTCCTTATGGAGATGTTAATTTTGATGGTGTTTTCGGAACAGATTTAATGACAGGAAAAATCATCGAGATTGATTACCACAAAAATGTTATCCGGTTTTATGATGAATATGATCCGTCTATTGATTTTTCTGGATATGAAAAAATGAAACTTCATCTCATAGATAATTATCCTTCTGTAGAAAGCTCTATAACAGTTAATGGTAAAGAATATTCCGGTTTTTTTGGTCTCGATAGCGGTGCCGATGACGCGCTTACCATTGCTTCTCCTTACGCCAGAAAGAATTCTTTAGCCAACACCATGAAAACGATAGGGAAAGCCACTGCACAAGGCTCAGATGGTTCTGTTTATGAAATGCCGGTAGTACTTTGCCCATCCATTACATTTGCTCATAAATTTCTTTACAATGTCCCGATTACGCTTTCAAGCTCTACGGAAGGGATTGATGCTTCAGAAAAAATGGCGGGCTTTTTTGGAAATGCGTTCTTGAAAAGATTCAATACGGTGATCGATTTTAAAAACGGGTTAATTTATTTTAAACTGAATAAACATCTGTATTCGGAGTTTAAATAACTGTGCAAGTTAATCCTACCAGTTCTATCTGTCTGAAATCATGATAACTTCCTCACTTTGCAATACCAAATAAATTAATAATGAATAAGTTATGATAATCTCAATTAAATTCCTTAATTTTGCACCCCGAAAATAAGAATTCAAAATATGAAACGAATAGGTGAACACAGAACCCTTCTTGGAGTTGATAAAAATGTAACTTTAAAAGAGTTAAAAACAATTTACAGGAATGCAATGAAAGATACGCACCCTGATAAATTTATCAACGATGAAGATGGAAAGCTGGAAGCAGAAGAAAAAAGTAAGTCTGTGATTGAAGCCTATCATTTCCTGGTAAGCATTAATCCTGAAACACAGGAAAAATATAAAGAAGAATATACGGAAACCGTTACCCAATCTAACATTCAGGATTTTTATCTTGAAAAATCAATTTTAACGGTTCAGCACTTGAATGGAAAAAGCTATGAGTATATGGGAGTTCCAAGAAACACCTATATCAAAATGGTGAATGCTGATTCTCCAAGCCGTTTTGCAAGAAGACATATCTACGGAAACTTTGTTTACAGAAAGTCTGGAGAGGCTATGGCTGACTAATTTTTTTCATTTACAATATAGGAAGGCTTTCAGTTTATACTGGGAGCCTTTTTTATTGCCTTAGATGGCCACTAATACACGAATAATCTGATGCATATCTAAAACCTCCTATGTGGTTTAATAATTTTGAACCACATAGCAACATAAATAAGAATAGAGCATCCTTCAAAAGAGTTAAGATCTTAAAAGGCAGAAAAGCATCTTATATAATCTCATTAATAAAAAGAAATTCTTCATGCATCCGTAGCAAAAAAAAGCGCCTCAGATTTTCTGAGGCGCTTTCGATTAATTAAAGGTATATGATATTTATTTGTCTAAATGTTTAGGGGTAAATCCGTCTTCATTTAATTCTCTGTGTACATATTCTGCCTTCATTTCAGCTTCGTAGTCTACTTTAGTATCTTTACCCATTCTTCTTAGAATAGAGTCAAATAAAGAGTATACTACCGGTACAATAATCAAGGTAAGGAATAGAGATGATGTCAAACCACCAATAACTACCCATGCAAGACCTTTGTTCATTTCCGCTCCAGCTCCTGTTGCCAATGCAATGGGTAACATACCGAAGATCATCGCGATGGTTGTCATTAAGATCGGACGAAGACGGGCGTGATTAGCCTGAATCAATGCATCATGAGTCGTTGCTCCGGCTGCCTTTCTTGCATTCGTAAAGTCAACGATCATAATCGCGTTTTTCGCTACCAATCCAATCAACATGATCATCCCTAGCATTGTGAAGATGTTTAGTGAATTAGCTGTCAAAGCAAGGATTACCATAACCCCAATCATCGCCAACGGAATAGAGAACAATACTACGAAAGGATATACGAAACTGTCATATAACGATACCATTACCAGGTATACCAGTACGATAGCCGCTAATAAAGCAATTCCTAACGTACCAAAACCTTCCTGCTGGTTTTCCATATCTCCACTCCAGATGTAATCTACACCAATAGGTCTTTTCTCATTCATGAACTTAGCAGCCCACTCGTTTGCAACATCCCCAACTGGTCTACCTACTGCTTTAGCTCTTACTTTTACAGAAGGAGATTTATCTCTACGCTCAAGCAAACTTGGCCCTGACCCCATTTTTACTTCAGCAAACTGGCTTAAACGAATCTGCTGACCCTGAGGGTTTGTAAACATTAGGTTTTTAACATCATCAATAGATTGTCTGTTCACATCTCCAAAACGGATGTTAATGTCATATTCATACTCTCCAGCTCTGAATTTCCCATCTGTATTCCCGTTAAATGCAGTCTGCATTGTTTGTCCTACACTTGAAAGATTTAAGCCTAGAGAAGCCATTTTATCTCTGTCAATATTTACCTGTACTTCCGGGTTACCAGAGTCGGTTGACAATTCTGCATCTACTGCTCCCGGAACTTTTTTCAATAATTCAAGGATTCTTGTAGCTTCTTTTACTGCTGTTGCATTATCAGGGGCTGTTACCACCATTTCAATTGGCGCATTTTCAGCACCCATGATCCCAATTGGAGCTGTTTTGAATTCAACACCGGTGAATTTCTCCTCCAGCTCTCTTTTTATTTTAGCAGCTTTGATATTCGTACTTTCAGAACGTTCAGATTTATCTGTTAGGTTTACCTGAACCTCAGATTGGTAAGTAGTTGCCTGAGCTCCTCCAAAACCTGTTGACTGCTGTCCAACCGTTGTAATTAAGTCTACAACATCTTTATCATTTCTTAAAAACTTCTCAACATCTAATGTTAATTGGTTTGTCTTTTCAACAGTTGCATCTTTTGAAAGCTCCATCTGTACTAAGAACTGACCACGGTCAATTGGCGGGAAGAATTCCCCTCCAATAAATCCAAAAATCACCAATGAGAATGAACTGATTAAAACAATAAAAGTAATAACTACTGTAGAAATTCTTCTCAATGTTGTTTTCAGACACCATTCAAGGATATCTGTAATCCAGTGGGTAAATTTGTCGATTAGCCCTTCAAACCAAAGAATGAATTTCTCGAACCAGTTTTTACCTGTTAAATGCTCTAGTTTACCGAATCTTGATGATAACCAAGGAATGATGGTAAAAGAAGCTAGCAAAGATAATAACGTCGCAATAACCACCGTGACGCAGAACTGTGCCAAGATATTGGCTACAAGACCTGAACTCATCGCAATCGGTAAGAATACCACCACAATTACCAGGGTAATCGCTGCAACGGTAAATCCAATTTCTGATGCTCCATCATAAGCTGCCCTGATCTTGCTTTTCCCCATTTCCATGTGACGGTAGATGTTTTCAAGTACCACAATCGCGTCATCCACAAGAATCCCTACCACAAGGGAAAGCCCTAGTAAACTCATTAAGTTCAAAGTATATCCCATCAGATTCATTCCGATGAACGCTGCCACCAATGAAGCAGGAATAGATACCATGACAATAAATGCATTTCTGATACTGTGAAGGAACAATAACATTACAATCGCCACAAGAATAATCGCTAAGAATAAGTCGAAAATTACATGGTTCGCTGATTCAAGGGTAAATTCTGTTGTATCATTTACGATTTTTACTTTTACACCCTGAACTTTGTAAGCTTCTTCTACAGTTTTAATTGTTTTCTGAACACTTTCAGATACTGCTACCGCATTCGCATCAGACTGTTTTTTCACCTGCATTAAGATCGTTGGAAACTGATTGAATCGTGCTACTTTTTCAACATCTTTCTGAGAGTCGAAAACCGTTGCAATATCAGACAAACGAACCTGTGCTCCATTTTTGTTGGAAACAACCAGGTTATTCATTTCCTCCGTAGACTTATACTTTCCAGATAATCTGATGGTAGATTTTGTTGTTCTCGTTTTCAAACTCCCTGTAGGGAAGTCTAAGTTTGAAGAAAGGATTGCCTGCTGAACGTCTCCAATAGAAAGTCCGTATCCCTGTAATTTCTTTTCGTCCAGATTCACCTGGATCTCTCTCTCCTGACCACCTACAAGGTCTACTTGTGCAACACCATTTACACGAGAGAAAATAGGCTCAATCTTTTTATCCAATAAGTCGTAAAGGTCCTTACTGTTTAGTTTATCAGATGAAATACTCATCGTGATAATTGGTAAGTCATCTAGTGAGAATTTATTCAGGGAAGGTGCTTTTACATCGTCCGGAAGATCTCCCAGAATTGCGTTTACCTTTCTCTGAGCATCATTCAAAGCAAAGTCTACATCTGCTCCATTGTTCAACTGAACCATGATAACAGATAAGCTTTCATAAGAAGAAGATTCTACTTTTTTTACGTTCTCCAAAGAACCTACGGCATCCTCAATCTTTCGGGTGACGGAGGTCTCCACCTCTGCGGGTGAAGCTCCCGGATATACCGTAGAAATGGTTACCATGTTGGTTTCAAACTTCGGAATCAATTCGTATCCCATGAGTGTATAACTCAGGATACCTCCCAACGTCAGAATTGTAAACAATACAATTACCAACGAGGGTCTTTTAATCGATATTTCTGCTAACTTCATAGATCCTCTACTTTATAATATTCACTTTAGACCCGTTGTCCAGATTGATCTGTCCGCTGGTTACTACCTGTTCACCACCATTCAGCCCGCTTAATACCTGTACTTTATCTCCGTAAACTTTTCCAACAGTTACTGTAATCAATTTTGCAACTCCATTCTGAACAACAAATAATTGTCCTGAACTTACTCCATTTACAAACGCTTCTGCAGGAACTGTCAACATATTCTGAGTTTCAGCACCGTGGTTTGTTTTAAATGTAGCTGTTGCATACATCCCTGCTTTAAGATTTCCTCTGTTCTGAACTTCAATTTCAACCGGGAAATTCAAAGAAGCATCACTTTTAGGAGCGATAAATGTAATTCTACCTACGAAAGAGTCTTCTGGCAATACGTTTACATTAATTGGAACTTCCTGACCTAACTGAATTTTTCCGACTTGGCTTTCATCTACTAAAACAGAAAGTTTTAAGCTGTTGATATTAACGATCTCAAACATTGCTGTTCCTGGAGAAACTACTGTTCCCGGCTCAACCATTTTTTTATTAACCGTACCGCTAATTCCTGCACGGATGCTTGTATCATTTACTTTAACTCCCTGAGCTTTCACTGCAGCCTGCATATTTTTCAATTGCAGTCTTGAATTATCAAGCTGTTGTTTGGTAACTCCACCTGTTTTGTATGCGTTTTCGTAACGTTGGTTATCAATAATAGCATTCTGTAGATTATTCTGAGCCTGAGTAACATCAACTTCGATAGCATCTCTTTTAATCGTTGCCAATACCTGCCCTGCCCCTACTCTTGAACCTTCTTTCACCAAAACACTCACAATACGTCCTGAAATTTCAGAAGACTGGTTCATTTCCTGCTTAGGAATAAAGGTACCGTTCGCAGAATAATCTGTATCGATATTTTCTCTTGCTACTGTTACGATATTAACATTGATTTTATCTACCTGTTTAGCAACCTCCTTTACTTCCTGAGTCTGCTTCTCTTTGTTACCTGCAATCTTGTAAGCTGCCAACCCAACCAGTACAGCTGCTACGATGATATATATTAAAGTTTTTTTCATTGCTTATTATGGGTTTTGTAGTGTGTTTAATTCTCCTTTTGCTTTAATTACCTTGATCTCAGCCTGCTTATAATCCAGCAATGCATTAGCATAGTTTTGTTTAGCCTGCGTAAGTGAATTTTCAGTATCTAGTACTTCAGTAAGTGTTGCTAAACCGTACTGGTAATTAGATTGTGTATTTTTTTGTACTTTTTCTGCAAGGTTCACATTATCTTTCATACTTTGAATGTTGATAATGGCATTTTCCATATTAGAAATCGCATTTTTATAATCTAAACTCAGGTTCAGCTTTTTGTTTTGAATATCCTGATCCAGATCTTGGATATCAATTTCCGACTGTTGGATTTGAGCCTTGGTAGCTCCTCCCATAAAGATCGGAATTTTAATTGCCAAACCGATAGAAGCATAATCTCCCCAGTTAGTTCCCTGGCTTGATCCTGTAGTATAAGGAAATTTATTTCCCAACCCTTGCCATCCATAGTTAGCAGTAAGTCCCACTGTAGGATATAAATTAGCTATTGTTGCTTTTTTGCTGTATTGTAAAAGTTCTTTTTGTTTATTTAAAACTTTTAATTCTGAACGGGTTTCCAGATTCACATTGGTTGCCAACAGTTCAGGATTAGGTACAATTTCTTTTTCCTCAAGTTCGATAGAGCTCTCAATAGGAACTCCCATATAAAACTTCAATGAGTTTTTTGAAACTTCTACCGCATTAATCAATTGTTGCTTATTAGAGCCTATATTGGTAAGCTGAACATTCGTTCTGTCAAGATCGATAGGCTTAGCTAAGCCATTATCTACCAAACTTTTGATTACATTTCTTACTCGTTCTGTATTGGCATAGCTTTCTTGTATCGTTTTCAGATTTTCCTCCTGAACAAATACCTGATAATATGCTGTAGCAACATTTTCAATGATCTGTTCATTCGTCAGCTCAGAGTTCAAAAGATAAAACTCACGGGTTGATTTAGCCGCTTTAAGACCAATAAAAACTCTTTGATCAAAAACATTCTGATTAAGAGTAACCACATTCACAGATTGCCATTTAGTTCCGAAAGCAACGGGAATAAGCTCTCCTGGTTTACCTACAATCTCCCCCGGAAGAACCGTTTTTTGTAAAATAGGATTGTACGTGTTATTGATCGTCGCACTTATCTGAGGTAAGGCCCCAGCTCTGGCCTCATCAATCTTATATTCGGCTTTTTTAACCTGTAAGGCGGCTTTTTTAGCTTCTGCCTTATTCTGGAGTGCCTGTTTTATTGCTTCTTGCAGAGAAACCTGCTGCTGGGCAGACACTGATGAAAAACCGAAAATCATAAATGCTGCAGCTATCCCAATCTTTAGCTTTATAGCAGTTATACGTTTTCTTTTCATAATTTTTATACTTCGTTTATTTTTTTAATTTTTATCCTTGTTTTATTTCTAAACTGACGAATCATTTTAAGAAATACTTTAGATTTTTTTAATTTTTAAATAACATATTGAGAATGATCTCTTTTCTCACGGAAATAATCTTATCATATTCTTCATCGCTAATCAATAAATTCTCCATGAATAAAGGCCTTACAGCACTTGGGAACACTAATAACGAAACCATATTCAGAATAAACTGAACCGGAGCCATTTTCTCAATATTTCCTAATTCCATTTCTTTTTCAATATCACTGTACATTTTTTCCAGGATATCTTCCTCAATTTCTCTGTGATGACAGGTTCCTTTATTGATCTGTGAAACGATGTAAGTTTCCAGGTATGGGTATTGAAGGCTCGTAGAAAGGCTGCTTTCTATAAACTTACTGATCTTCTCCTTAAATGGAAGATCCGAATTCTGAATGATCTTTGATTTTTCCTCTTCTACCTTCTGAGCTTCATCAAAGATGATCTGAATCAGTTTGTCTCTTGATCGGAAATAATAATTAATAAGGGTTCTATTCACTCCTGCTTCATCGGCAATCTCCTGCGTAGTAGCATCAAATTTTCCTTTCACAAAGAATAATTTCTTCGCTGTCTCCTTGATCAATTCCTGTGTTTGGTCTTTTTTTGCTTGATTTGACATTTTTGTTAAACAAATTTGTGCAAATGTATATCGAATTTTGTTTTTGACAAAATTGTTAAACAAAAAAATTAAACTAAATTGTTATGACATGCATCATGTTTTTGAAGCAAAGGTTGAGTTCTTAAGATTGCATAGTATTGTAGTGATTACTATAGAAATTCCAACCTAAAAGAGTTTTAGAAATAGGTATCAACAAAAAAGAGCAGAAAATTCTGCTCTTTTAATTTTATAGTAATTTGATTTTGTCGTCTAAAATATCGATGATCTTATCTTTATAAAGTCCTCCGATTGCTTTCTTAAAGTTCTTTTTACTCATCTGAAGCTCATCCTTGATTTCTTCAGGAGAAGATTTATCTGAAACATACAGAAGTCCATAATTTTCTTCTAATTTGTCCAAAATCTTTTGTCTGAATTCGTCAATATTTTCAAATCCTTCCGGCTGGAGGGAAATATCAATTTTCCCGTCTTCACGAATTACCTTGATAAATCCTTTCTCCTCTGACAATGGATATAATTTTTTGAAAACATCAGAAGTATATATCAAACCAATATAC is a genomic window of Chryseobacterium nakagawai containing:
- a CDS encoding WG repeat-containing protein, yielding MKKGIYCLFILLFALSLKAQIDIPFNLVTLVKQTSSQTPQDSILPTYQNGAFVYMNLKNGQPVFNKKFREAYPFYGKFALVFDSETKSYNVIDRMGSFILDKGTFTQINNQTRCDHYFISFFMNENSTEFTFNKLNGEFERCSGISCPYPTLIKFPFLKNQVGQYTLKTNCFEVDNATPLEDNSFLVLKDRKIGIIDKTGKILVPIEYEESTVNFIENRISTVNTIPLRKENVWYYYHPAGKLITKSNVLCDTFLYGQTKLGIYKNGQKYGLLYTDGTTLPQEYDWISEDGVLARTGNDFYFIFEKSIIPYYVKN
- a CDS encoding efflux RND transporter permease subunit; its protein translation is MKLAEISIKRPSLVIVLFTILTLGGILSYTLMGYELIPKFETNMVTISTVYPGASPAEVETSVTRKIEDAVGSLENVKKVESSSYESLSVIMVQLNNGADVDFALNDAQRKVNAILGDLPDDVKAPSLNKFSLDDLPIITMSISSDKLNSKDLYDLLDKKIEPIFSRVNGVAQVDLVGGQEREIQVNLDEKKLQGYGLSIGDVQQAILSSNLDFPTGSLKTRTTKSTIRLSGKYKSTEEMNNLVVSNKNGAQVRLSDIATVFDSQKDVEKVARFNQFPTILMQVKKQSDANAVAVSESVQKTIKTVEEAYKVQGVKVKIVNDTTEFTLESANHVIFDLFLAIILVAIVMLLFLHSIRNAFIVMVSIPASLVAAFIGMNLMGYTLNLMSLLGLSLVVGILVDDAIVVLENIYRHMEMGKSKIRAAYDGASEIGFTVAAITLVIVVVFLPIAMSSGLVANILAQFCVTVVIATLLSLLASFTIIPWLSSRFGKLEHLTGKNWFEKFILWFEGLIDKFTHWITDILEWCLKTTLRRISTVVITFIVLISSFSLVIFGFIGGEFFPPIDRGQFLVQMELSKDATVEKTNQLTLDVEKFLRNDKDVVDLITTVGQQSTGFGGAQATTYQSEVQVNLTDKSERSESTNIKAAKIKRELEEKFTGVEFKTAPIGIMGAENAPIEMVVTAPDNATAVKEATRILELLKKVPGAVDAELSTDSGNPEVQVNIDRDKMASLGLNLSSVGQTMQTAFNGNTDGKFRAGEYEYDINIRFGDVNRQSIDDVKNLMFTNPQGQQIRLSQFAEVKMGSGPSLLERRDKSPSVKVRAKAVGRPVGDVANEWAAKFMNEKRPIGVDYIWSGDMENQQEGFGTLGIALLAAIVLVYLVMVSLYDSFVYPFVVLFSIPLAMIGVMVILALTANSLNIFTMLGMIMLIGLVAKNAIMIVDFTNARKAAGATTHDALIQANHARLRPILMTTIAMIFGMLPIALATGAGAEMNKGLAWVVIGGLTSSLFLTLIIVPVVYSLFDSILRRMGKDTKVDYEAEMKAEYVHRELNEDGFTPKHLDK
- a CDS encoding KTSC domain-containing protein, with translation MKRIGEHRTLLGVDKNVTLKELKTIYRNAMKDTHPDKFINDEDGKLEAEEKSKSVIEAYHFLVSINPETQEKYKEEYTETVTQSNIQDFYLEKSILTVQHLNGKSYEYMGVPRNTYIKMVNADSPSRFARRHIYGNFVYRKSGEAMAD
- a CDS encoding TetR/AcrR family transcriptional regulator encodes the protein MSNQAKKDQTQELIKETAKKLFFVKGKFDATTQEIADEAGVNRTLINYYFRSRDKLIQIIFDEAQKVEEEKSKIIQNSDLPFKEKISKFIESSLSTSLQYPYLETYIVSQINKGTCHHREIEEDILEKMYSDIEKEMELGNIEKMAPVQFILNMVSLLVFPSAVRPLFMENLLISDEEYDKIISVRKEIILNMLFKN
- a CDS encoding TolC family protein, coding for MKRKRITAIKLKIGIAAAFMIFGFSSVSAQQQVSLQEAIKQALQNKAEAKKAALQVKKAEYKIDEARAGALPQISATINNTYNPILQKTVLPGEIVGKPGELIPVAFGTKWQSVNVVTLNQNVFDQRVFIGLKAAKSTREFYLLNSELTNEQIIENVATAYYQVFVQEENLKTIQESYANTERVRNVIKSLVDNGLAKPIDLDRTNVQLTNIGSNKQQLINAVEVSKNSLKFYMGVPIESSIELEEKEIVPNPELLATNVNLETRSELKVLNKQKELLQYSKKATIANLYPTVGLTANYGWQGLGNKFPYTTGSSQGTNWGDYASIGLAIKIPIFMGGATKAQIQQSEIDIQDLDQDIQNKKLNLSLDYKNAISNMENAIINIQSMKDNVNLAEKVQKNTQSNYQYGLATLTEVLDTENSLTQAKQNYANALLDYKQAEIKVIKAKGELNTLQNP
- a CDS encoding retropepsin-like aspartic protease, which translates into the protein MKFIYLFLTVFISTFISAQKGPTVIPFSLENNSIYLHCKVNKTENVKFLFDTGADGSVININSKKKVDLKIDGKAQNKGSNGVNTVDYSNHNTVQFGDIQKTDVLFTLIPYGDVNFDGVFGTDLMTGKIIEIDYHKNVIRFYDEYDPSIDFSGYEKMKLHLIDNYPSVESSITVNGKEYSGFFGLDSGADDALTIASPYARKNSLANTMKTIGKATAQGSDGSVYEMPVVLCPSITFAHKFLYNVPITLSSSTEGIDASEKMAGFFGNAFLKRFNTVIDFKNGLIYFKLNKHLYSEFK
- a CDS encoding efflux RND transporter periplasmic adaptor subunit, which translates into the protein MKKTLIYIIVAAVLVGLAAYKIAGNKEKQTQEVKEVAKQVDKINVNIVTVARENIDTDYSANGTFIPKQEMNQSSEISGRIVSVLVKEGSRVGAGQVLATIKRDAIEVDVTQAQNNLQNAIIDNQRYENAYKTGGVTKQQLDNSRLQLKNMQAAVKAQGVKVNDTSIRAGISGTVNKKMVEPGTVVSPGTAMFEIVNINSLKLSVLVDESQVGKIQLGQEVPINVNVLPEDSFVGRITFIAPKSDASLNFPVEIEVQNRGNLKAGMYATATFKTNHGAETQNMLTVPAEAFVNGVSSGQLFVVQNGVAKLITVTVGKVYGDKVQVLSGLNGGEQVVTSGQINLDNGSKVNIIK